One window of Aquipuribacter sp. SD81 genomic DNA carries:
- a CDS encoding YbaK/EbsC family protein — MTEPLDLTSHAGVGRVRAALHAAGVDDAAERIRTLDSGARTAAEAAASLGVGVAQIANSLVFVAQPHHDAVGGDDPFPVLVLASGGHRVDTDLVARALDVASVGKADAGLVRQSTGFVIGGVAPVGHTHELPTLVDADLAHLGEVWAAAGHPHAVFPTTHDELVRITGGTSATVSAAPATG; from the coding sequence GTGACCGAGCCGCTCGACCTCACCAGCCACGCCGGCGTCGGCCGGGTCCGCGCCGCCCTGCACGCCGCGGGCGTCGACGACGCCGCCGAGCGCATCCGCACCCTCGACTCCGGCGCCCGCACCGCGGCCGAGGCCGCCGCGAGCCTGGGGGTCGGCGTCGCGCAGATCGCGAACTCGCTCGTCTTCGTCGCGCAGCCCCACCACGACGCCGTCGGCGGCGACGACCCCTTCCCCGTCCTCGTCCTGGCCTCCGGCGGGCACCGCGTCGACACCGACCTCGTCGCACGGGCGCTCGACGTCGCCTCCGTCGGCAAGGCCGACGCCGGGCTCGTCCGGCAGTCGACCGGCTTCGTCATCGGCGGGGTCGCCCCCGTCGGGCACACGCACGAGCTGCCGACCCTCGTCGACGCCGACCTCGCCCACCTCGGCGAGGTGTGGGCCGCCGCCGGGCACCCGCACGCCGTGTTCCCCACCACCCACGACGAGCTCGTGCGCATCACGGGCGGCACGAGCGCCACCGTGTCCGCCGCCCCGGCGACCGGCTGA